The following DNA comes from Lutra lutra chromosome 14, mLutLut1.2, whole genome shotgun sequence.
CATGTAtgcgtgggtttatttctgggctcgcTATTCCATCCCATTGACCTATGTGCTTCTTCATGTCAacaccatattgttttgattacgaTAGCTTTGTGGTATAGTAAGGGGATTCTTGACTTGTAAGGTGGGGAAACTGCTTCAGGGTAACCTCTTCACCTCTGGCACAGCTTTTGGGGTTTGCAGACCTGAAAAGCATTGCAGGGTGTCCAAGTGGCCGGCAGGTGGCGCCACGTGACCACAAGCTGCAGAGTGAGCGCATCCCATAGGGAGAAATGAGAGGCTCCAGAAGAAGCCGGTCGATAGGTGCCGGGGCCACCGAGCCGCCACTTATCCCCGGCAGAGCAGCGCGGACAAGTAGAGGTGGGAGACGCAGCCGGTATCCCGGCTTTTCAGGCAAATGTGCATCTTAGGACCTCCCTGGTCGTCTTTTCGGACTCCTGGGGCAGCCCTCTCCGCACGAACATTGAGCACTGCGGGAGCCGGCAATGCGGTGCAGGGAAAACGGACCGCCTAGCGCCCCAGGACTTTAGCCCCACGCTGTCTACCCAGGTGCGGGATTCTACTACCGAGTCCCCTCAGGGAGCGCCAGACCCATAGACGGCCCCTTTTCATTGGTAGCTGGACTCGAGGCCCCGCCCACTTTCGTAGAGCTCTCATCTGTGACTGGCTCTCGGGCCCCAGCTGGCCACACCTCCTCCCCTCGCACATACACAAGAGTCACGCGCCTTTCACTTGGAAACTTGGCGTGCTGAGGTGGGGACGGTGGCCTTCATCGCCCCACCCACCTACCTTGTTATTGGTCTGCGGCTCCACTCATGACCACGCCCCCATTCCAGCCCCCTGGCTGGGAGGGCGGGCACCCGCGCGTGATTGGCTGGTCCGCCTGCCTCTCGCTGGAGCGGCTggctcttccccctccctttgccccctcccgcGAGTCTCCAGGTTCCTCAGCTAGCAGAGGCCGAGTCAGTGTCGGTCAGGAAGCCAGACTGCTGAACAGTGTGTGCGGACGCTCCGCTGCAATCTCGCCCAGGGGCCGGTGCCTGCGCTCGCGCCGCCGGGTGGGAAGGATGAAGCCGCAGCTGGAGCAGCCACCCTATGATTGGCTGTGGCGCTTGTGAACCCGAAGTAAAGATGGCGGGCGGGCAGGCAGCCGCCGCACTGCCCACTTGGAAGATGGCGGCGCGCCGCAGCCTCAGCGCCCGCGGCCGGGGGGTCCTGCAGGCAGCGGCggggcggctgctgctgctgctactgctgagCTGCTGCTGCGGCGCGGGCGGCTGCGCAGCAGCGGGCGAGAACGAGGAGACGGTGATCATCGGGTTGCGGCTGGAGGACACGAACGACGTGTCGTTCATGGAAGGGGGGGCGCTGCGGGTGAGCGAGCGGACCCGGGTCAAGCTGCGGGTGTACGGGCAGAACATCAACAACGAGACGTGGTCCCGCATCGCCTTCACGGAGCATGAGCGGCGGCGCCACAGCCCGGGCGAGCGCGGGCTCGGGGGCCCCGCGCCGCCAGAGCCGGACAGCGGCCCCCAGCGCTGCGGCATCCGCACCTCAGATATCATCATCTTGCCCCACATCATTCTCAACCGCCGTACATCGGGCATCATTGAGATCGAGATCAAACCGCTGCGCAAGATGGAGAAGAGCAAGTCCTATTACCTGTGCACATCGCTCTCCACGCCAGCCCTGGGCGCCGGTGGCCCGGGGTCCGCGGGGGGCGCCGTCGGGGGCAAGGGCGGCTCCGGGGTGGCCGGGCTCCCGCCGCCCCCGTGGGCCGAGACCACCTGGATTTATCACGACGGCGAGGACACCAAGATGATTGTGGGCGAGGAGAAGAAGTTCCTGCTGCCCTTCTGGCTGCAGGTGATCTTCATTTCGCTGCTCCTGTGCCTGTCAGGCATGTTCAGCGGCCTCAATCTGGGGCTGATGGCCCTGGACCCGATGGAGCTGCGCATTGTGCAGAACTGCGGCACCGAGAAGGAGAAGAATTACGCCAAGCGCATCGAGCCTGTGCGCAGGCAGGGCAACTACCTGCTGTGCTCGCTGCTGCTGGGCAACGTGCTGGTCAACACCACGCTCACCATCCTGCTCGACGACATCGCCGGCTCAGGCCTCGTGGCGGTGGTGGTCTCCACCATCGGCATCGTCATCTTCGGGGAAATCGTGCCCCAGGCCATCTGCTCCCGGCACGGCCTGGCTGTAGGGGCCAACACCATCTTCCTCACCAAGTTTTTCATGATGATGACCTTCCCCGCTTCTTACCCGGTTAGCAAGCTGCTGGACTGCGTCCTGGGCCAGGAGATAGGCACCGTCTATAATCGGGAAAAACTGCTGGAGATGCTCCGGGTCACCGACCCCTACAACGACCTCGTTAAGGAGGAGCTGAACATCATCCAAGGGGCGCTGGAGCTCCGCACCAAGACAGTGGAGGACGTGATGACTCCGCTCCGGGACTGCTTCATGATCACCGGCGAAGCCATTCTGGACTTCAACACCATGTCGGAGATCATGGAGAGCGGCTACACCCGTATTCCAGTATTTGAGGGGGAGCGCTCCAACATCGTGGACCTCCTCTTCGTCAAAGACTTGGCCTTCGTGGATCCAGATGACTGTACTCCCCTGAAAACCATCACTAAATTTTATAATCACCCCTTGCACTTTGTTTTCAATGACACCAAGTTGGACGCTATGCTGGAAGAATTTAAGAAAGGTGGGAAATTTTCGTATCTTTCATtggcttgctctttctctctccgtcCTCCTCCCTCTTTGAGCCCTCTACCCTCAGACCAACCCCCCAAGGCGAGTTGACCGGAATTTCTCCTCTGTCTTAATTGCGAAGTTCAAAGGGTGGCATGGATTTGGGGATGGATTGAACTAGTAAGCGCTTCTaggttttttaaaagcataaggCTAACGCCACTGGCATTTTCGCATTTCAGGAAGCAGGCGTTCTATTTTCTGTGCATGATACTGCCGGCGCTCTCGTGTTGAGGGGTCTGCCGCGTTCATTGCCCCACTCAGTGGGTGGGTGCAAATAGGGGCTAATGCCAGGCTCTGACATCTGGCTGAGATATACTCAACTCAGGCgtttggaaaacatttaaatcGTTTTTCTAAACCCAATACgatcctttccctcctcctttaaCACTCACTGACATTTCAGAGATTGGAAGTGCATTTTCAGTAGCTCTGTTGCTGGTTGTCAGGCCACCTGTGGGGCAGATTGAGGTCTGCCTTTGAGGATAGTGGATGGGTTAAGACAAATACCACCAAAAAGATTCACTCATTAGGGTGTGACTTGCCTTAGCTAGAAAAgaggtgttttgtgtgtgtgtgtgttttaaagtaaAGTTAATTATTAATGTATGACTTGGGAAGCCTAGAAGTGAGTTAACCTTTTGTGAGGCTATCTTGTCTAGCTTTCTTCATCATTTGCTTATATTTACTTGACAAAATTTACCAAACCAAGTGTGGTTTTGGCAGAAATCCTGCACATTTGACAGTGGGATGACGCCCTCTATTGTGGTTTCTTTCTCGAGTTTTTCTGgttaataaatgttctttttgaCCTTGATCACTTGATATATTAAGTTGAAGCCTGTCTTCAAGTCAGTGCTCACTGTTCCGGGGAATTTTAACAGGGGAGAGTCCTGCAGAGTCTGATTTGCTCACCTATCTTGCATggtggtattttttgtttgtttcaccgTGTAATGAACACGCGAATAACAACTCATGCTATTACTACTGAAATTCTGTCTTTGAAAAAAGTTTCTAGGAAACAGTTAGTGTTGCCATTTGAAAGCCAGGGACCTCTGAGCTGTTTAGTTGCTATGGTATCAGTGCAGgtattaaaatgtgtgtgtaacCTTTAATGACTTGATTGTCCTCAAAACaaagttttccttcttcagatAGAATTTTGAGCACTCAGAGTGGTCTCTCCACCGAAAAAAGCTGTGTGTAAGCAGTGACAGCTCATGGACGTGGTGATCTGAACATCCCCATAGAGCGTGTGGTTGCCCTAATTCCATTCTCCTGGCTGAATCGTGTCCGCTCTGGAACAGGATCCCATTGCAGTAATTTTCAGATAAAGGAATAGAGCAGAATGTGCTTCAGTGATTcgtaatttgcatttaaaagcaGAAGGAGATTCTTCTGGATTCttaaacagtaaaaagaaaatgtccattaTCTAGTGAGAGAGCTTCATCTGGGGTGTCATTATCCTTTCACTGCTAAGCTGTTAATTAGAGCATCTGACcaatctcttctttcattttgcaaTAATATCTCTAGTACAGAAAGATACCTTGCAGTGCCTGAAAAATGCCTCTGAAATACTTACTTTCTGTTGCTAGGTTTTGCAACATTGAGACAGATAATTtattccatgatttttttaaatcagaatgttTGTCTATCTCCTGGTGGATTGAAACACTAGTGTGTCCTCCCTGCTGGATGAAGCCTTTTCTTCACTTCCATATCTTTTTTCTCCGTGAATTTAGCTCTTCACCTTACAGCTCGTGACTCTTGCCCCTACCTCAGAATTTCAAAATCTGCATCATTTTGAAACTTGTTTTTGGTTGTCCTTGAACaatattcctatgtattttctGTGGTTTATTTTTCAGGAGCAACTTTTTCTCCCCAATGTTACCTCTCACAATAGATAACTAAGTTACTAATATTTTCccatgaatttttgaaaaataataatacacaggACTTTATTTTTGTCCTTAACCAAAGTGATATGTTTGGTTAAGGAGGTAGTACAAGTTAAAGATACACTCAAGTTAGTGGCATGTTTGGAAGAGCAGGTAAGGACAGCTGGTTACAAATGAGAAATGTCAGCCATGATCTTAAAAGGATGAGTGGGTGTTTGTTACTTACACTGTAAGAACCATTGATTTTTCACCTTCcctttcttgatctttttttgaTGAGTTTGGCCACTTTAACCTTACGAACAGCTGTGTTAGTTCTTTCTTCCCTGTGAGTTATAATATTTCACCAgatactgttttctttattttctaattcaattTGAAATACTGTGAACAGTCAAcctttattgttttttctctATT
Coding sequences within:
- the CNNM2 gene encoding metal transporter CNNM2 isoform X1, coding for MIGCGACEPEVKMAGGQAAAALPTWKMAARRSLSARGRGVLQAAAGRLLLLLLLSCCCGAGGCAAAGENEETVIIGLRLEDTNDVSFMEGGALRVSERTRVKLRVYGQNINNETWSRIAFTEHERRRHSPGERGLGGPAPPEPDSGPQRCGIRTSDIIILPHIILNRRTSGIIEIEIKPLRKMEKSKSYYLCTSLSTPALGAGGPGSAGGAVGGKGGSGVAGLPPPPWAETTWIYHDGEDTKMIVGEEKKFLLPFWLQVIFISLLLCLSGMFSGLNLGLMALDPMELRIVQNCGTEKEKNYAKRIEPVRRQGNYLLCSLLLGNVLVNTTLTILLDDIAGSGLVAVVVSTIGIVIFGEIVPQAICSRHGLAVGANTIFLTKFFMMMTFPASYPVSKLLDCVLGQEIGTVYNREKLLEMLRVTDPYNDLVKEELNIIQGALELRTKTVEDVMTPLRDCFMITGEAILDFNTMSEIMESGYTRIPVFEGERSNIVDLLFVKDLAFVDPDDCTPLKTITKFYNHPLHFVFNDTKLDAMLEEFKKGKSHLAIVQRVNNEGEGDPFYEVLGIVTLEDVIEEIIKSEILDETDLYTDNRTKKKVAHRERKQDFSAFKQTDSEMKVKISPQLLLAMHRFLATEVEAFSPSQMSEKILLRLLKHPNVIQELKYDEKNKKAPEYYLYQRNKPVDYFVLILQGKVEVEAGKEGMKFEASAFSYYGVMALTASPVPLSLSRTFVVSRTELLAAGSPGENKSPPRPCALNHSDSLSRSDRIDAVAPALGTSNNQLNSSFLQVYIPDYSVRALSDLQFVKISRQQYQNALMASRMDKTPQSSDSENTKIELTLTELHDGLPDETANLLNEQNCVTHNKANHSLHSEGAI
- the CNNM2 gene encoding metal transporter CNNM2 isoform X2, which encodes MIGCGACEPEVKMAGGQAAAALPTWKMAARRSLSARGRGVLQAAAGRLLLLLLLSCCCGAGGCAAAGENEETVIIGLRLEDTNDVSFMEGGALRVSERTRVKLRVYGQNINNETWSRIAFTEHERRRHSPGERGLGGPAPPEPDSGPQRCGIRTSDIIILPHIILNRRTSGIIEIEIKPLRKMEKSKSYYLCTSLSTPALGAGGPGSAGGAVGGKGGSGVAGLPPPPWAETTWIYHDGEDTKMIVGEEKKFLLPFWLQVIFISLLLCLSGMFSGLNLGLMALDPMELRIVQNCGTEKEKNYAKRIEPVRRQGNYLLCSLLLGNVLVNTTLTILLDDIAGSGLVAVVVSTIGIVIFGEIVPQAICSRHGLAVGANTIFLTKFFMMMTFPASYPVSKLLDCVLGQEIGTVYNREKLLEMLRVTDPYNDLVKEELNIIQGALELRTKTVEDVMTPLRDCFMITGEAILDFNTMSEIMESGYTRIPVFEGERSNIVDLLFVKDLAFVDPDDCTPLKTITKFYNHPLHFVFNDTKLDAMLEEFKKGKSHLAIVQRVNNEGEGDPFYEVLGIVTLEDVIEEIIKSEILDETDLYTDNRTKKKVAHRERKQDFSAFKQTDSEMKVKISPQLLLAMHRFLATEVEAFSPSQMSEKILLRLLKHPNVIQELKYDEKNKKAPEYYLYQRNKPVDYFVLILQGKVEVEAGKEGMKFEASAFSYYGVMALTASPGENKSPPRPCALNHSDSLSRSDRIDAVAPALGTSNNQLNSSFLQVYIPDYSVRALSDLQFVKISRQQYQNALMASRMDKTPQSSDSENTKIELTLTELHDGLPDETANLLNEQNCVTHNKANHSLHSEGAI